From the Lusitaniella coriacea LEGE 07157 genome, one window contains:
- a CDS encoding ankyrin repeat domain-containing protein yields MNGKIKHHEYFVYKLLDLAKNGNIEEIKRIISLDSSILHQQDENGTTILSAASINGHFELVKYLVEAGADVNQLDIYYTPPLLDVAFERHWDIFEYLFELTDRELKESALSICAADGDLEALKALIQKKVNVDSQNILLAVIQQGEFIKIVETLLNAGADPNLTEEDTGSTPLIYAAKMGCSETIRLLLKAGADPNIKNMYDKTALTYAKQKGNSEIVQFLLEAGATEE; encoded by the coding sequence ATGAACGGAAAAATCAAACACCATGAATATTTTGTATATAAACTTCTAGATTTGGCTAAAAATGGGAATATTGAAGAAATTAAGAGGATTATATCTCTGGACAGTAGTATTCTTCATCAGCAAGATGAAAATGGTACAACAATTCTTAGTGCAGCATCAATTAATGGGCATTTCGAGCTTGTTAAATATCTAGTTGAGGCAGGAGCTGATGTTAATCAATTAGACATTTATTACACTCCTCCATTGCTAGATGTAGCTTTCGAGAGACATTGGGATATCTTTGAATATTTATTTGAGTTAACAGATCGAGAATTAAAAGAATCAGCGCTATCTATTTGTGCAGCAGATGGAGATTTAGAGGCTCTTAAAGCTCTCATTCAAAAAAAGGTAAATGTGGATTCTCAGAATATTTTGTTGGCAGTTATTCAACAAGGAGAATTCATTAAAATAGTAGAAACGCTTTTGAATGCTGGTGCAGATCCTAATTTAACTGAAGAAGATACGGGTAGTACTCCTTTAATATATGCGGCAAAAATGGGATGTTCGGAAACGATTCGTTTGTTACTCAAAGCGGGTGCCGATCCCAACATTAAAAATATGTACGATAAAACAGCTTTGACTTATGCAAAACAGAAAGGAAATTCTGAAATCGTGCAGTTTCTTCTTGAGGCGGGAGCAACAGAAGAATAG
- a CDS encoding L-threonylcarbamoyladenylate synthase, translating to MTQVSQTNFIEGAIAGNVISFPTDTVPALAVRPDNATAIFTLKQRAPEKPLILMAAAWRDLQPYLTGTPDEFATWEGIVQRYWPGALTLVLPASPSVPPAMNPLNPETIGVRVPNSDIALALLAKTGPLATTSANRSGESPLETMAAIEAAFDERVLIPNDVPGDIKLGSGLPSTVVRWMEGEWTVLRQGSVRLI from the coding sequence ATGACGCAAGTTTCCCAAACCAATTTTATTGAGGGCGCGATCGCGGGTAATGTTATTAGTTTCCCCACCGATACCGTCCCGGCTTTAGCCGTTCGTCCCGACAATGCCACCGCTATTTTCACCCTCAAACAGCGCGCGCCGGAAAAACCCTTAATTCTCATGGCAGCCGCTTGGCGAGATTTACAGCCCTATCTCACAGGCACTCCAGACGAATTTGCCACCTGGGAAGGGATCGTTCAACGCTATTGGCCCGGTGCGCTCACCCTTGTTTTGCCCGCTTCTCCCTCTGTTCCCCCGGCAATGAATCCCCTCAATCCCGAAACTATTGGGGTTCGCGTTCCCAACTCAGATATTGCTCTGGCTCTCTTGGCAAAAACGGGCCCCCTTGCCACCACCAGTGCGAATCGTTCTGGGGAGTCTCCCCTAGAAACGATGGCAGCTATTGAAGCAGCATTTGACGAGCGGGTTTTAATCCCTAACGATGTCCCAGGAGATATCAAACTCGGTAGCGGTTTGCCTTCTACTGTTGTGCGATGGATGGAAGGGGAATGGACGGTTCTGCGCCAAGGGAGCGTAAGGCTTATATAG
- the rpmF gene encoding 50S ribosomal protein L32: MAVPKKKTSKSKRDKRKATWKRKAALQAQRALSLGKSVLTGRSNSFYYPTDEDEEDDEE, encoded by the coding sequence ATGGCAGTCCCTAAGAAGAAAACCTCAAAATCAAAGCGCGATAAGCGCAAAGCGACTTGGAAGCGAAAAGCCGCACTGCAAGCACAACGAGCATTATCTCTGGGTAAATCGGTGTTAACCGGACGTTCTAACAGCTTTTACTATCCAACGGACGAGGACGAAGAGGACGACGAAGAGTAA
- a CDS encoding GTPase family protein, translating to MVQFKVWQWVVLASPIAVIVLFLLLAAGLQIHAWGINWIWGIVTLVLVGWRFLLGKWTKPAISPIEAALTDAQEELEAATSQLAASAGTEETTQRVETALQEILQSTQNDLPLWEDWQTFWQRCQDVVVAIAHIYHPEVKYPLLNIYIPQAYGLIRGTVDDTDRWMNQLSPVLGQVTVGQAYQGYEVYRKLEPSARKLFKLWNWAQWLLNPAVAVARTASKQTSTQATQQLLVNLSQMLREAALRNLAQQAATLYSGTTLPGLEATPETPKLPKAKTQTLRDILTKAEPVETVKEKPVNILLVGRTGAGKSSLINTIFQADRAEVDVLPSTDRLQHYHWEASTGEALNLWDTPGYEQVNRGDLRELVVEYATNADLLLLLTPALDPALQMDVDFLEDVGELTPDLPAIAIVSQVDRLRPIREWDPPYDWQWGDRAKEKSIREATEYRAERLGELCNRVLPFVTRDSKTDRVPWNVDALSLCLIDAIAPAKQLRLARFLRNLEARTVAAAKIIDRYTLQMATTQGLTALLKSPILGFISTLTTGSPQLAYLLAEQIPVEQLPVVIGKLQMAYDLFSLLNPDELSEEESPSFNLLDLWSLLLENPSTPDRDAWAFGHALVEYWTQNLSIEKLRDRFKFYLEQAPSSP from the coding sequence ATGGTGCAGTTCAAAGTTTGGCAGTGGGTTGTTCTGGCTTCTCCCATCGCGGTAATTGTTCTTTTCCTCTTACTCGCGGCGGGACTGCAAATTCATGCTTGGGGAATCAATTGGATTTGGGGAATTGTCACCCTGGTATTGGTGGGTTGGCGATTTTTGTTGGGGAAATGGACAAAACCTGCAATCTCGCCGATAGAAGCAGCACTCACCGACGCGCAGGAGGAACTCGAAGCCGCAACCAGCCAACTTGCAGCGAGTGCAGGAACCGAAGAAACCACCCAGCGCGTAGAAACCGCCCTCCAAGAAATTCTCCAATCCACACAAAACGATTTGCCCCTTTGGGAAGACTGGCAGACCTTTTGGCAGCGCTGTCAAGATGTTGTGGTCGCGATCGCGCACATTTACCATCCCGAAGTAAAATATCCCCTGCTCAACATCTACATTCCCCAAGCCTACGGGTTAATTCGAGGAACCGTAGACGACACGGATCGATGGATGAATCAACTCTCTCCCGTTCTCGGTCAAGTGACAGTGGGACAAGCCTACCAAGGCTACGAAGTCTATCGCAAGCTCGAACCCTCCGCCCGAAAACTCTTCAAACTCTGGAACTGGGCGCAATGGCTGCTCAACCCCGCCGTTGCAGTTGCCAGAACGGCTAGCAAGCAGACGAGTACCCAAGCGACGCAACAATTGCTCGTGAATTTGAGCCAAATGCTGCGGGAAGCCGCCCTACGCAACCTCGCACAACAGGCAGCCACCCTTTACAGTGGCACGACGCTACCGGGTTTGGAGGCGACTCCCGAAACCCCTAAACTGCCCAAAGCGAAGACCCAAACCCTCCGAGACATCCTCACCAAAGCCGAACCCGTTGAAACCGTCAAAGAAAAGCCCGTCAATATCCTTCTAGTGGGGCGCACGGGGGCGGGGAAAAGCAGTTTGATCAACACCATCTTTCAAGCCGATCGCGCGGAGGTGGACGTTCTGCCCAGCACAGATCGCCTACAGCACTACCACTGGGAAGCTTCCACCGGAGAAGCCCTTAACCTTTGGGACACCCCCGGTTACGAACAAGTCAATCGTGGGGATTTGCGCGAATTAGTCGTGGAATATGCCACCAATGCAGATTTACTCCTCCTTCTGACTCCCGCCCTCGATCCTGCCTTGCAAATGGATGTGGATTTCCTTGAAGATGTAGGGGAATTGACCCCGGATTTACCCGCCATTGCCATCGTAAGTCAAGTGGATCGCCTGCGCCCGATTCGAGAGTGGGATCCCCCCTACGACTGGCAATGGGGCGATCGCGCGAAAGAAAAATCGATTCGGGAAGCCACGGAATATCGCGCCGAACGCCTGGGGGAATTGTGTAACCGCGTTCTTCCTTTCGTTACCCGCGACAGCAAAACCGATCGCGTTCCGTGGAATGTGGATGCTCTTTCTTTATGTTTGATCGACGCGATCGCGCCAGCCAAGCAACTGCGCCTCGCCCGCTTTCTGCGCAACCTAGAAGCCCGTACCGTTGCGGCAGCAAAAATCATCGATCGCTACACCCTGCAAATGGCAACCACTCAAGGACTCACCGCACTCCTCAAAAGTCCGATTCTGGGATTCATCTCCACCCTCACCACGGGTTCCCCGCAACTGGCATACCTCCTCGCCGAACAAATTCCTGTGGAACAGTTACCCGTGGTCATTGGCAAACTTCAGATGGCTTACGATCTCTTCTCTCTTCTCAATCCCGACGAACTTTCCGAAGAAGAATCCCCTTCTTTTAATCTCCTCGATCTTTGGTCTTTGTTATTAGAAAATCCCAGTACGCCCGATCGCGATGCCTGGGCGTTTGGTCATGCTTTGGTGGAATATTGGACGCAAAATCTCAGTATCGAAAAATTGCGCGATCGGTTTAAATTTTATTTGGAGCAAGCCCCTTCTTCTCCGTAA
- a CDS encoding sulfite oxidase-like oxidoreductase yields MPGKSFYKANPEQRDRVPPGQYLTNGFPVLTYGQTPVVDSKAWELRVWGLATPKTFSWSEMMEFPQQEFTKDFHCVTRWSKLDVQWTGIKIADFMERVELDPKATHVLQHCYGDYTTNLSLEDFVREENFFAFRLFGEPLPAEHGGPMRTVVPHLYAWKSAKWINGLEFRDREELGFWERNGYHRRGEPWSEERYSY; encoded by the coding sequence ATGCCCGGTAAGTCTTTCTATAAAGCCAATCCAGAACAGCGCGACCGCGTGCCGCCCGGTCAATACCTAACCAATGGCTTTCCCGTCCTCACCTACGGACAAACCCCTGTTGTCGATTCCAAAGCCTGGGAGTTACGAGTTTGGGGTTTGGCAACGCCAAAAACCTTCAGTTGGTCGGAAATGATGGAGTTTCCCCAACAGGAATTTACTAAGGATTTTCACTGCGTGACGCGCTGGTCAAAACTAGATGTTCAGTGGACGGGGATTAAAATCGCCGATTTTATGGAACGGGTTGAACTCGACCCCAAAGCCACCCACGTCCTACAGCATTGCTATGGCGATTACACGACGAATCTTTCTCTTGAAGATTTTGTTCGGGAAGAGAACTTTTTTGCCTTTCGGCTGTTCGGCGAACCCCTCCCCGCAGAACACGGCGGTCCGATGCGAACGGTTGTGCCTCATCTCTATGCTTGGAAGAGTGCAAAATGGATTAATGGTTTGGAATTCCGCGATCGCGAAGAGTTAGGATTTTGGGAGCGCAACGGCTACCATCGTCGCGGAGAACCCTGGTCAGAAGAGCGTTACAGCTACTGA
- a CDS encoding chloride channel protein, with protein sequence MALFKRLRTWIHARQLGRQSTELYYVLAEACLIGLVSALTALFLERGIGILGSLRLRLVQDYGVIILPIFGLSLGLFAGWFVEFFSPAAAGSGIPQVKAVLAQFPIPLSLRVVVVKLIGTIFALASGLALGRRGPTVHIGAALAAQLSHWFPTSPQHRHQIIAAGAAAGLAAGFNTPIAGVLFVVEELSRDMSSVTLEIAILASFTGSIVSRLWGSADLNLTQEFFEHSAETLFNPQEIPFYLLLGILAGLLGNSFKYSILKSLEFYRNLNVPMFARVGLAGLVSGSIVAFAPPILLDNAGIRDFFLTGDVGWQEGTLAFVLYFVLTLIAYGSGAPGGLFSPTLVLGAALGYLVGNGAALFSSSAEPSTFALVGMAAFFSAVARVPVTAIVIVFEMTTAFNLVLPLMIGSVVAYFIASTFSQGSLYQRLLEASGIQLSEEATPHDLLSNLTAADVMQRQVDTLVADITLDRALQLFSEMHHEGFPVVEGRKLVGMITVAQTNLAKRRGQSGEATVREIMTPRPIAVDDRATLGNVLYLMERYHLSHLPVTEGSRLIGIITRSDIIRAEANQLSQSISQADAQPAPSYLVYQTRDPSVGRGRILLPLANPETAPALVQMAAAIAKEQQYELECLCIILVPKHSPPAQTAVRTGRSRRLLRKAQRLVKQWQIPVHCQIRVAHHASQAILETIDERHIDLLLMGWKGITSTPGRIFGSTVDSTIQKAPCDVVLVKLGEGEFAYPNDYHTPSNWIVPIAGGPNVRRAIQLLPAFKLLTRSPKILMCKVFSPDITTPDTVDLEKVTELMEKRLKIRAIALPIRSESVADAIVHLAKTKKCDAILLGASREGLLQQAVRGNIPEAIANGVNCTVILVRSTLD encoded by the coding sequence ATGGCACTGTTTAAACGTCTCCGAACCTGGATTCACGCTCGGCAACTGGGGCGACAATCCACCGAACTCTACTACGTCCTCGCAGAAGCCTGTCTGATTGGATTGGTATCGGCACTCACCGCCCTATTCCTCGAACGAGGGATTGGTATCCTTGGCTCCCTGCGATTGCGCTTGGTTCAAGACTATGGCGTAATCATCTTGCCGATTTTTGGGCTGAGTTTGGGTCTTTTTGCCGGGTGGTTTGTGGAATTCTTCTCTCCCGCCGCCGCCGGAAGCGGCATTCCTCAAGTTAAAGCCGTTCTCGCCCAATTCCCTATTCCCCTTTCCCTGCGCGTTGTCGTTGTGAAACTGATTGGCACGATATTTGCCCTCGCAAGCGGTTTAGCCTTGGGACGCAGAGGGCCCACCGTCCATATTGGAGCGGCATTAGCCGCTCAATTGAGTCACTGGTTTCCCACCTCTCCCCAACATCGCCATCAAATCATTGCAGCAGGAGCCGCAGCAGGATTAGCAGCAGGATTTAACACCCCCATTGCTGGCGTACTTTTCGTTGTGGAAGAACTTTCGCGAGATATGTCGAGCGTCACCCTCGAAATTGCCATTCTCGCCTCCTTTACCGGTTCGATTGTCTCCCGCTTGTGGGGTTCGGCAGATTTGAATTTGACTCAAGAATTTTTTGAACACTCCGCCGAAACGCTATTCAATCCCCAGGAAATCCCTTTCTATCTGCTGTTGGGAATTTTGGCAGGTCTTTTGGGCAATTCCTTTAAATACAGCATTCTTAAAAGTTTGGAGTTCTACCGCAATTTGAATGTTCCCATGTTTGCGCGGGTGGGACTGGCGGGGTTGGTGTCCGGTTCAATTGTCGCTTTTGCCCCGCCCATTCTCTTGGATAATGCGGGAATTCGAGATTTTTTCCTCACGGGAGATGTGGGGTGGCAAGAGGGAACCCTCGCTTTTGTTCTCTATTTCGTTCTGACGCTGATTGCTTACGGTTCTGGCGCGCCGGGAGGATTGTTTTCCCCAACGCTTGTGCTGGGGGCGGCTTTGGGTTACTTAGTGGGGAATGGTGCCGCTTTGTTTTCGAGCAGTGCCGAACCGTCAACTTTTGCCCTAGTGGGGATGGCAGCGTTTTTCTCTGCGGTGGCTCGCGTTCCGGTAACCGCGATCGTCATTGTGTTTGAGATGACGACGGCGTTTAATTTAGTTCTGCCTTTGATGATTGGATCGGTCGTGGCGTATTTTATTGCGTCAACGTTTTCTCAGGGTTCTCTTTACCAACGCTTGCTTGAAGCCAGTGGGATTCAATTGAGCGAAGAAGCAACGCCTCATGATTTGCTTTCTAATTTGACGGCGGCGGATGTAATGCAGCGACAGGTGGATACATTAGTTGCAGATATCACCCTCGATCGCGCCCTGCAACTTTTTTCAGAGATGCATCACGAAGGATTTCCCGTGGTGGAAGGACGGAAGTTGGTGGGGATGATTACCGTCGCGCAAACTAACTTGGCAAAACGCCGGGGACAATCGGGAGAAGCCACGGTGCGGGAGATCATGACCCCTCGACCGATTGCGGTGGACGATCGCGCAACCTTGGGTAATGTTCTCTATCTGATGGAGCGCTATCACTTGTCCCATTTGCCCGTGACAGAAGGCTCGCGGTTAATTGGCATTATTACTCGCAGCGATATTATTCGGGCAGAAGCCAATCAATTGAGTCAGTCGATTTCCCAAGCGGACGCACAACCAGCACCCTCCTATTTGGTGTATCAAACGCGAGATCCTTCTGTGGGACGGGGGCGCATCCTTCTCCCCTTGGCGAATCCGGAAACCGCTCCCGCACTGGTGCAAATGGCTGCCGCGATCGCGAAAGAGCAACAATACGAACTGGAATGCCTCTGCATTATTCTGGTTCCCAAGCACAGTCCCCCCGCTCAAACGGCAGTGAGAACGGGTCGCAGTCGCAGGTTGCTGCGTAAAGCACAGCGATTGGTCAAACAGTGGCAAATTCCCGTACATTGTCAAATTCGCGTGGCTCACCATGCTAGTCAAGCCATTCTCGAAACTATTGACGAACGCCATATTGACCTGCTTTTGATGGGGTGGAAAGGCATTACCTCAACGCCGGGACGCATCTTTGGCAGTACGGTGGATAGCACGATTCAAAAAGCTCCCTGCGATGTGGTTTTAGTGAAGCTGGGCGAGGGGGAATTTGCTTATCCCAATGATTATCACACCCCCTCTAACTGGATCGTCCCGATCGCGGGAGGTCCCAATGTTCGGCGTGCAATTCAATTGCTTCCGGCGTTTAAGTTACTGACGCGATCGCCCAAAATTCTAATGTGCAAAGTGTTCTCCCCCGATATTACGACCCCCGATACGGTGGATTTGGAGAAGGTGACGGAGTTGATGGAAAAACGTCTAAAAATCCGCGCGATCGCGCTCCCGATCCGTTCTGAATCTGTTGCTGATGCCATCGTTCATCTGGCAAAAACGAAGAAATGCGATGCGATCCTGCTCGGTGCGAGTCGGGAAGGGTTATTGCAACAAGCAGTACGAGGCAATATTCCTGAAGCGATTGCCAATGGCGTGAACTGCACTGTTATTCTTGTCCGCAGTACCCTCGATTAG
- a CDS encoding Tab2/Atab2 family RNA-binding protein, with translation MGKTIWELDFYSRPIFNEEKKKVWEVLICESPLDGTRSRDSLFRYEERVDSKNVNSIRLQEILTNAIAQAPAPPSKIRFFRRQMNNMILKACEGLDIPAAQSRRTYFLRQWLEERLETVYPQEPGYDESAAQAASVQYPPSNAVPLPDKLRGDRADKWAFVTLEAEAFEEMNEWEIGFGESFPLSLLKVEPDARIPGLIVFSPRALPIAAWMSDLELSFLQFEGGSFPRIRLETGVSDSWILANLTNEQTIAEAKGFEQAKDKANKVHFLALQSSPEAQSFAGFWLMAEV, from the coding sequence ATGGGAAAAACAATTTGGGAACTCGATTTTTATTCGCGTCCGATTTTTAACGAAGAGAAAAAAAAGGTATGGGAAGTCTTGATTTGCGAGAGTCCGTTGGACGGGACGCGATCGCGCGACTCGCTGTTTCGCTACGAAGAACGGGTTGATAGTAAGAATGTTAACTCGATTCGCTTGCAGGAAATTCTCACAAACGCGATCGCGCAAGCCCCCGCCCCCCCCAGCAAAATTCGATTCTTCCGCCGCCAAATGAACAACATGATCCTCAAAGCCTGTGAGGGTCTAGACATTCCCGCCGCCCAAAGTCGCCGAACCTATTTTCTTCGCCAATGGTTAGAGGAACGCTTGGAAACGGTTTATCCCCAAGAACCGGGCTACGATGAATCTGCCGCCCAAGCCGCTTCCGTACAATACCCCCCCTCAAACGCCGTTCCCCTCCCGGACAAATTGCGGGGCGACAGGGCGGATAAATGGGCATTTGTCACCTTGGAAGCCGAAGCCTTTGAGGAAATGAACGAATGGGAGATTGGTTTCGGCGAATCTTTCCCCCTTTCCCTGTTGAAAGTCGAACCGGACGCGCGCATTCCCGGACTGATCGTCTTTTCTCCTCGCGCCCTTCCCATTGCTGCGTGGATGTCGGATTTAGAGTTATCATTTCTCCAGTTTGAAGGGGGTTCTTTCCCGCGAATTCGCCTGGAAACTGGAGTCAGCGACAGTTGGATTCTTGCCAATCTCACCAACGAACAAACGATCGCAGAAGCCAAAGGATTCGAGCAAGCCAAAGACAAAGCCAATAAGGTTCATTTTCTCGCTTTGCAATCGAGTCCCGAAGCACAATCTTTTGCGGGTTTTTGGTTAATGGCAGAGGTATGA
- a CDS encoding photosystem II reaction center protein K: MEAAMLLAKLPEAYSIFNPLVDVLPLIPLFFLLLAFVWQAAVGFK, translated from the coding sequence ATGGAAGCAGCCATGCTGTTGGCAAAATTGCCGGAAGCCTACTCAATTTTTAACCCACTGGTAGACGTTCTACCCTTAATTCCACTTTTTTTCCTGTTACTTGCGTTCGTTTGGCAAGCGGCAGTTGGGTTTAAATAA
- the rsmD gene encoding 16S rRNA (guanine(966)-N(2))-methyltransferase RsmD, giving the protein MSVRIYGNRQIKTVPGQETRPTAARVREAVFNIWQGAIADCHWLDLCAGNGAMGAEALCRGAVWVVGIEQSGRACGIIRQNWQQVAQPEQEFKVIRGDVRQRLKSLGGKQFDRIYFDPPYKSELYQPILGAIARLNLLSPQGELAIEHNPKFWQASTIPGLELFRQKTYGNTTLSFYRNPSNATVDV; this is encoded by the coding sequence GTGTCTGTCAGAATTTATGGAAATCGCCAGATAAAAACCGTTCCCGGACAAGAAACCCGTCCCACTGCTGCGCGCGTGCGGGAAGCAGTGTTTAATATATGGCAGGGCGCGATCGCGGATTGTCATTGGTTGGATTTATGTGCGGGGAATGGTGCGATGGGTGCAGAGGCGCTCTGTCGCGGCGCGGTGTGGGTTGTGGGGATCGAACAGTCCGGACGAGCCTGTGGAATTATACGGCAAAATTGGCAGCAAGTCGCCCAACCCGAACAAGAATTCAAGGTGATTCGAGGGGATGTCCGCCAGCGACTCAAAAGCTTAGGGGGGAAGCAATTCGACCGAATTTACTTCGATCCACCCTACAAGAGTGAATTGTATCAGCCAATTCTGGGCGCGATCGCGCGACTAAATCTCCTTTCTCCCCAAGGGGAACTCGCCATCGAACATAACCCTAAATTTTGGCAAGCAAGCACGATTCCAGGACTGGAACTTTTTCGTCAAAAAACCTATGGCAATACGACTCTCAGTTTTTATCGCAATCCGTCGAACGCTACAGTTGATGTTTAG
- a CDS encoding TldD/PmbA family protein, whose amino-acid sequence MNSEHSPPDLLAEQLLDLAIQAGANAAEVYQSQSLSRPVFFEANRLKQLESAQSEGTALRVWHNDCPGLAVAYGQVKPGELVDRAIALSALNPAETPELAAGHTRLFPNLGEIVPVEELIKMGKGAIARLRELYPEVLCSVELECEQETTRLINSHGLHCQYTDITLSCFLSTEWIRGEDFLSIYEGQEMRGQLNLAFLVQTLLARLDWAQNNTAPPLGRVPILFTNKAATLLWETVATAMNGKQILEGTSPWTERQGEVVVAEILTLTQHPDTGPYSCPFDDEGELTQSLSLIDRGRLQQFYTDRATARALDIPHTSNGFRPSLGRYPTPELINLIIEPATGTLNDLIRQIDNGLIVDQILGGGADISGDFSINVDLGYRIQNGEIVGRVKDTMVAGNVYTALKHAIAIGGDALWNGSCYTPSIIVEGLSVVGG is encoded by the coding sequence ATGAATTCAGAGCATTCCCCCCCGGATCTCCTAGCAGAACAGCTACTAGACCTTGCCATCCAAGCAGGGGCAAACGCGGCGGAAGTTTATCAGTCTCAATCTCTCTCTCGTCCGGTTTTTTTTGAGGCAAATCGACTCAAACAACTCGAAAGCGCCCAATCCGAAGGCACGGCTTTGCGGGTGTGGCATAACGATTGTCCGGGGTTAGCGGTGGCTTACGGACAGGTCAAACCGGGCGAACTGGTCGATCGCGCGATCGCGCTTTCTGCGCTCAATCCCGCCGAAACCCCCGAACTCGCAGCCGGACACACCCGCCTGTTTCCCAACTTAGGGGAAATCGTCCCGGTTGAAGAACTGATCAAAATGGGTAAGGGCGCGATCGCGCGGCTGCGGGAACTTTACCCCGAAGTCCTCTGTAGCGTCGAACTAGAGTGCGAACAAGAAACCACCCGCCTGATCAACTCCCACGGACTCCACTGCCAATATACCGACATCACCCTCAGTTGTTTCCTCAGTACCGAATGGATTAGAGGCGAAGACTTTCTCAGTATTTATGAAGGTCAAGAAATGCGCGGTCAACTCAACCTCGCGTTCCTCGTACAAACCCTCCTCGCCCGCCTCGATTGGGCGCAAAACAACACCGCACCGCCCCTGGGTCGCGTTCCCATCCTCTTCACCAATAAAGCCGCCACCCTCCTCTGGGAAACCGTCGCCACCGCAATGAATGGCAAACAAATCCTCGAAGGGACTTCCCCCTGGACAGAACGGCAAGGAGAAGTGGTCGTTGCCGAAATTCTCACCCTCACCCAACATCCCGATACGGGCCCCTACAGTTGCCCCTTCGACGATGAAGGAGAACTCACCCAATCCCTCTCCTTGATCGATCGCGGACGACTCCAACAGTTTTACACCGATCGCGCCACGGCTCGCGCCCTGGACATTCCCCACACCAGCAACGGCTTTCGCCCCAGTTTGGGACGCTATCCCACCCCCGAACTGATCAACCTCATTATCGAACCCGCCACCGGAACCCTCAACGACCTCATTCGTCAAATCGATAACGGATTAATCGTCGATCAAATCCTCGGCGGCGGCGCGGATATCTCCGGCGACTTCTCCATTAACGTCGATCTGGGCTATCGCATTCAAAACGGCGAAATTGTTGGTCGTGTCAAAGATACAATGGTTGCCGGAAATGTTTATACCGCTCTCAAACACGCGATCGCGATCGGCGGCGACGCATTGTGGAACGGTTCCTGTTATACTCCCTCCATCATTGTCGAAGGATTATCTGTCGTCGGCGGTTAG